A window of the Candidatus Rokuibacteriota bacterium genome harbors these coding sequences:
- a CDS encoding DUF4926 domain-containing protein, whose product MESEVNMHDVVALLEDVHARHFETDRPLLLRRGQVGTIVMTYDGTVFEMEFAGRDGRAYAILPVRASRLMILRDTPHYAVA is encoded by the coding sequence ATGGAGAGCGAAGTCAACATGCACGATGTGGTGGCACTTCTCGAAGATGTGCACGCCAGGCATTTCGAAACCGATCGCCCGCTATTACTGCGCCGCGGGCAGGTCGGCACCATCGTCATGACCTACGATGGCACGGTGTTCGAGATGGAGTTCGCCGGAAGGGATGGGCGCGCCTACGCCATCCTCCCTGTCCGTGCCAGCAGGCTGATGATCCTGAGGGATACCCCCCACTACGCAGTGGCCTAG
- a CDS encoding YgiT-type zinc finger protein, whose protein sequence is MKCTVCGAELKAKSTDLPFKVRDTGIVIVKSLPVLQCGNCPEYLIEDTVLGRVDQILAKVETGSELEIIRYAA, encoded by the coding sequence ATGAAGTGTACGGTTTGTGGCGCCGAGCTGAAGGCGAAGAGCACCGATCTCCCCTTCAAAGTCCGGGATACGGGAATTGTCATCGTCAAGAGTCTGCCGGTTCTACAATGCGGGAACTGCCCTGAGTATCTCATCGAGGACACAGTGCTCGGCCGGGTCGACCAGATCTTGGCCAAGGTGGAGACGGGAAGCGAGCTCGAGATCATCCGTTATGCCGCCTGA